Part of the Geobacter pickeringii genome, AGCGAAGCTCACCCCGCTTGTAAACTGTTTTTTCGGGCAGTTGCAGCGCCAGATAGGGTTTGACTTTTGCCTGCTCATGGGTTAAATTTTCTTCCTCATTTCACGGGAGGAACAGCTTGAACGATACCGGAGTAACCTACAAGGATGCAGGCGTTGACATCGACGCCGGCAATACGTTTGTCAAGATGATCAAGCCGTTCGTAAAGGCCACGTCGCGGCCGGAGGTCATCTCCGACATCGGCGGATTTGGCGGCCTGTTTTCGCTGAATGCCAGCAAATACAAGAATCCGGTACTGGTTTCCGGCACCGACGGTGTAGGAACCAAGCTCAAGATTGCCATGATGGCTGACCGCCACGATACCGTCGGTATCGACCTGGTGGCGATGTGCGTGAACGATATCGTCGTCCAGGGGGCCGAGCCCCTTTTCTTTCTCGATTATTTTGCCACCGGCAAACTCGATCCGGCCAAGGGAGCCGAACTCGTCAAGGGGATTTCCGAGGGGTGTGTTCAGGCCGGCTGTGCGCTCATCGGCGGTGAAACCGCAGAGATGCCCGGTTTTTACCAGCCCGGCGAATACGATCTTGCAGGATTCACCGTCGGCGTCGTGGACCGCGAAAAGATCATCGACGGCTCGTCCATCACCGTCGGCAACAAACTCATCGGCATAGCCTCAAGCGGTCTCCACAGCAACGGCTATTCTCTGGCCCGCAAGGTCATCTTCGATGTCATGGGGCTCGGGATCAACGACACCCTCCCGGGACTTTCCCAGAGCGTGGCCGACGCCCTTCTCACCCCCACTCGGATTTACGTTAAATCGGTTCTCAACCTCCTGCGTGATTTCCGCATCAACGGCATTGCTCACATCACCGGCGGAGGACTTCTGGAGAACGTGCCGCGTGTCCTTCCGAAAGGATGCAAAGCGGTCATTCGACTCGACAGCTGGGCAGTTCCCGACATCTTCCGCATTATTCAGGATGCCGGCAAGATTGACATGGCTGA contains:
- the purM gene encoding phosphoribosylformylglycinamidine cyclo-ligase, which codes for MNDTGVTYKDAGVDIDAGNTFVKMIKPFVKATSRPEVISDIGGFGGLFSLNASKYKNPVLVSGTDGVGTKLKIAMMADRHDTVGIDLVAMCVNDIVVQGAEPLFFLDYFATGKLDPAKGAELVKGISEGCVQAGCALIGGETAEMPGFYQPGEYDLAGFTVGVVDREKIIDGSSITVGNKLIGIASSGLHSNGYSLARKVIFDVMGLGINDTLPGLSQSVADALLTPTRIYVKSVLNLLRDFRINGIAHITGGGLLENVPRVLPKGCKAVIRLDSWAVPDIFRIIQDAGKIDMAEMHRTFNCGIGMVLAVPEKEADEILIRLSGLHEKAFVIGEVAKCDAGTESVDLI